TGACCATGTTAAGCGTACCATTACTCCTGAGCAGCTGCGCGATGAGTTCAGAAAGATCTATGACGATCGCAACATCATCGTAAGTCTTTCGTTGCCCCAGGCTCTCACCCCTTCCTACACCGATGAGATGCAGAAGGTGGTCAACCGCGTGAGAAATCTGTCGGATGACGAACTATCGGGCATGGCAGCACGGAAAGCCGAAAAGTTGAAGTCCCTGAAAGCCGACAGTATCTTCTTCGCCACCGTTCCCGGCACTGTCAGACAGACCACCGTTGTCAACGACAGTACCACCGAGCTACTGCTCTCCAATGGCGTGAGAGTGGCACTGATACAAGATACTGTGAAGAGTGATTTCAAACATGTGGATTTCTCGTTCCGTCGTCCTTCAGGATTCTCTGTGCTCGGCGACGATGATATTTACTATCAGAGTGCCCTCTCTTCCTGTGTCAGGAAATACGAACTTAATAATTCATCGTTCCAGCAGTACACCCTCCCCTTCAGTGATGAATGTAAAGCGTGGGCTCATGTGCTCTATTCACGCAATCTGGAAGACTATCTGAAAGTCATCTACGCCTCGCTCACCACCACCGAGGTTGATTCTGTTGCTTTCGCTGAGTGGAAGAAAAACCTGACGGCCCAAGCCGCTGCTATGAATCCATTTATTCTGTCCAATTTCAAGGTGGCCAATCTTCCTTTGATCTCCACCAAGCGTATGATGCCGGCCACTGCCGAGCAGGCAGCCGCACTCAACATCGATCGTTTCCGTGAGATTCTCAGCGACTACCACTCCAACTACAACGGTTCGATGCTGGTGATGAAGGGCAGTTTCGATACCGACAGTCTCATGCCCTATGTGCTTCAGTACATTGGTGCCCTGCCTTCAAAAGCAGAGCCTGTGAAGCGTATCGCCTGGCCTTCCGACCACTTCAAGACCGCCGATAGTCATCTGGTGGAGAAGATAGAGGCGCCCGCTCCCATTTCCCATACCTATGTGCACTATGCCTGGGAGGAAGGTTTCCAGTACACTCCATCCTCCAATGCCCACAATCAGGTGTTGCAGTTTGTGTTTGGCGAACTCCTTTTCCGTGTTCTTCGTCAGCAGCACGGCGATGTCTATACCCCTCAGTGTTTTGTGACTACAAATCAGTATCCCTTCCCCCGTATGCTTTGTAGTATGATTTTTTCGTGTGCTCCAGACCATCGCGAGCGAATCCTTCAGGATGTCACCACCATCATGCACGATATGGCCTATGGCGATCTTATTAGCCAGGAACTGATCGATGGCTCTATCAAGGCAATCGAAAAAACCGACCCCTTCCTGTCTCTCATTGCAAAGGGCGCTCCGCAGAACGAGTATCTCGACCTGGCCCTTGATGGTGTGGTGGTGAAAGCAAATGATGTAGAGATGATGAAGAAGGTGACGCCTGCCTCGCTCAAAGCCCATCTGCAGCAGTTATTGGAAAAAGGCAATGTGCATATCGGCTGTCTGACCACTGAAGAATAGGAAAAGCCAACCCACTTCTTGCCCTCAATTCTTTAAGAAAATGGAGTGCGTATTCAGATTATTTTGTAATTTTGCACACGATTATCGAGTATTGGCTATATTACTTAGATTATTGTGACACAAGAAAAAATAACCGAACAACCATCGCACTACGACCATTTGGAACAGATGTCGGTAGGCGAACTGTTAGAACACATCAACGAAGAAGATTTCCGTGTGGCTGAGGCCGTACGGAAAGCGATGCCCCAGATAGAGGCTTTGGTTGAGGCTGTTGAGCAGCGGATGAAACGTGGCGGCCGACTCTTCTATGTCGGTGCCGGCACCAGTGGCCGTTTAGGTGTGTTGGATGCCAGCGAACTGCCCCCTACCTTTGGCGTTCCCCCCACTTGGGTTGTCGGTCTTATTGCCGGTGGCGACAAAGCGCTGCGCCAGGCTGTAGAAAATGCTGAAGATGATGCTGAACAGGGTTGGAACGACTTGTTGAAACACGAACCAACACCCAACGACGCAGTAATCGGTATAGCCGCCTCGGGCACCACCCCTTATGTTATTGGTGCCATCCGAAAGGCTCGTAAGAACGGTTTGCTTACGGGCTGCATCACCAGCAATCTCAATTCTATTCTTGCACACGAATCTGCTTTCCCCATTGAAACCATCGTAGGACCAGAGTT
The sequence above is a segment of the Prevotella sp. E9-3 genome. Coding sequences within it:
- a CDS encoding M16 family metallopeptidase, coding for MKLFSTIILTFVSTIVYSQSLSQNVNVVFPHLNKIDQQEIPADTAVRRGVLSNGLTYYVLRNTNPEKRVFFSLLMKGGSVLEKDNERGLAHFVEHMMFKGTKHFPGNDVKTFMLHNGIRFGYDSNAFTQFNSVRYFLNNIPSDSEQTLDSCLLLLRDWCTDATFADRDIENERNVIMEEWRVRNGSTITTEVLNDLLNHSVYAHRSPIGDTTIIRNCSPKLVRSFYQRWYQPQNLAVVVVGDIDADQMVAKVEKMFGNMKRGKNIAQLPPAVPDYGSLQYRTYHDSLASFGSVCLSFKLPALSAQAKKTIGGQRSLVLRDEIKRLSEDILKERIKGDKQIYSCFPIMLEFVDYKAPFMMLQLNCAPDHWKQALELLVSQMEQFRRKGFGEYEVKENYFSAYNADSSAIYFNNLPDFSQGSSELVQRITKNFYTGETIFSPKVKLGVDDHVKRTITPEQLRDEFRKIYDDRNIIVSLSLPQALTPSYTDEMQKVVNRVRNLSDDELSGMAARKAEKLKSLKADSIFFATVPGTVRQTTVVNDSTTELLLSNGVRVALIQDTVKSDFKHVDFSFRRPSGFSVLGDDDIYYQSALSSCVRKYELNNSSFQQYTLPFSDECKAWAHVLYSRNLEDYLKVIYASLTTTEVDSVAFAEWKKNLTAQAAAMNPFILSNFKVANLPLISTKRMMPATAEQAAALNIDRFREILSDYHSNYNGSMLVMKGSFDTDSLMPYVLQYIGALPSKAEPVKRIAWPSDHFKTADSHLVEKIEAPAPISHTYVHYAWEEGFQYTPSSNAHNQVLQFVFGELLFRVLRQQHGDVYTPQCFVTTNQYPFPRMLCSMIFSCAPDHRERILQDVTTIMHDMAYGDLISQELIDGSIKAIEKTDPFLSLIAKGAPQNEYLDLALDGVVVKANDVEMMKKVTPASLKAHLQQLLEKGNVHIGCLTTEE
- the murQ gene encoding N-acetylmuramic acid 6-phosphate etherase — its product is MTQEKITEQPSHYDHLEQMSVGELLEHINEEDFRVAEAVRKAMPQIEALVEAVEQRMKRGGRLFYVGAGTSGRLGVLDASELPPTFGVPPTWVVGLIAGGDKALRQAVENAEDDAEQGWNDLLKHEPTPNDAVIGIAASGTTPYVIGAIRKARKNGLLTGCITSNLNSILAHESAFPIETIVGPEFVTGSSRMKSGTAQKMVLNMISTALMVRMGKVQGNRMVNMQLTNAKLVDRGTRMVQELLGVSYEEARNRLLEAGSVYAANKMKNEEEC